From the Callithrix jacchus isolate 240 chromosome 22, calJac240_pri, whole genome shotgun sequence genome, the window gattgcaccactgcactccagcctggggcttgggtgacagagtgagacccagtctcaaaaaaaaaacaacaaaaaaaaaagaaaataaaatttccgGAAATGAAATTACTGAGTCTgggctaggtgtgatggctcatgcctgtaatcccagcactttggtaggccgaggcgggtggatcacgaggtcacaagttcaagactagcctggccaagatggtgaaacccccgtctctactaaaaatacaaaaattagccaggcgtggtggcggccacctgtaatcccagcttcttgggaggctgaggcaggagaattgtttgaaactgggcagcagaggttgcagtgagccaagattgcaccgctgcactccagcctgggtgatagagtgagaccccatctcaaaaaaaaaaagaaattactgggTCTTTTTCACATTATGACAGTTGTCACCAGTTTGTCCTTCAAAGAGGTTGTTTTCATTGACATCTTTGCCTGCGATGTCTAAAATCTCTAAACAGGGACTTTATGAAAATGTTCTGTCTGTTTTCAGCCAGAAGAATCGGCCGGGAGATGGCGAGTGCCTGGCTGAGACTCCGCATGAGCTCAAAGGCATCGGCCCTGATGTGAGCGttggtttttttcctgaaaacaatTTGTCATGTTTACAGGAAATTCTGCGCATGAATCCCTTCAGATTCCCTTGGAGGGGCATCGGAAAGTCAGGCTTGCGTTCTAAagccttttgtttttctagacCGAAGACAATTGACTTGGTTACATTTGTTTGTCTGAGTGGGGAAGGGAAGACTGATGAGGAAGTCAATTCTGTGTCACTGCCTGAAAAGTGACACTGAGGTCCTCATGGAGACacgaggttaaaaaaaaaaaatcacttgacttCAGGAAGGTCCCTGAGGAAGTGATATTTCTGGTGAAGAAAGATTTCAGTGAAGTTCAGAAAACCTTCCACTATTTCgcttttttttggcagagtcttactttgtggcccagctggagtgcagtagtgccatttCAGcccacggcaacctccacctcccaggctgcaacaattctggctcagcctcctgagtagctgggactacaggtaagcaccaccacccggctaatttttttttttttttttttaatggagtcttactctgccacccaggctggagtgcggtgccacgatcttggctcactgtcacctcctcATCCTggcttcaaacgattctcctgcctcagcctcctgagtagctgggatttcaggcacgtgccaccacacccggccaatttttgtatttttagtagagaccgggtttcaccaggctggtcaggctagtctcgaagtcttgacctaatgatctgcccacctcagcctcccaaagtgctgagattgcaggcaccagccactggctagccactgcgcccagccagcccTCCACTTTTATGTCCACGTGTTTGGTTTTTGGTTAATTGAAGTGAaattaagttttgtgtttttcgAGGTGGCAGAGGAGGCAAAGAGTCTCTCTGTGGGGTGGCGGAAACCCGTGCTCTCTGGAACTCTGTATTCCCTGCTGAAAGCCAGAAACCCACTTCCTTGCCTGTGATTTGGGGGCTGCAAAGATCAGGTTGCAGTTGGCTCACGTCCCCTCCTGCAATGCTACTATATATAGGCTTTCCATTTTTGTCCTCTACCTCTGTACCTCCAGCTATGGGAGGGGAGCTCCAGTGTGGCCACAGATAGGGGTTACCCAGGATGGTGCCCTGGAGACAGGAGTAGACAGACAGAGATAACCAGTGACAGAAAGACACTTTGGGAGATGACCAGCagaggccgggcgctgtggctcatgcctataacccagcactttgggaggtcgaggcaggtggatcacctgaggtcacaagtttgagagcagcctggccaacatggtgaaaccctgtctctacttaaaaacaaacaaacaaaacaacacaaaacaaaaacaaaattcaccaggtgtggtggcaggcacctgtaatcccagttactcgggaggctgaggcagaagaatcgcttgaactcgggtggtggaggttgcagtgagctgagatcgcatcattgcattccagcctgggcaaaaaaaatgaaaccccgtctcaaaaaaaaaaaaaaaaaaaaagagagagaggtagagagatGACCAACAGTGTCCAAGAGAGATCGTTAGAcaggtggaggcagggagacaggACAAAGACAGCTCAGGGGCTGGCTCTGTCTGCAGGGAGGCAAGTCTCACTGAGAAGTGCTGTTGGCCTCCCTGGGCATCTGGGGAGGCTCAGTGCAGCCCAAGGACTGGGCCTATCCTCCTCTCTCCTTGTCACCAGGAATATTCACCAACTCTCTGCCTTATGACTTCCCTGGGGTTCCAAACCTCCAGCCTCAAAGTCTGTCTTCCTAACATTCTTTGACACCACTTCTGCCTGTGCCCTTCCCACTAACACATCTGCTGTGGCTCCCTATCGCCTCCATCCTCagaactgattttctttttctttttctttttttttaagatggaatctcgctctgtctcccaggctggagtgcaatggtgcaattgcggctcactacaacctctgcctctgggttcaagtgattctcgtgcctcagcctcctgagtagctgggattacagacacccaccaccacactcagttactttttgtatttttagtagagacagggtttcaccatgttggccaggctggtctcaaactcctgatctcaagtgatttgcaggccttggcctcccgaagtgttgggattacaggtgtgagccactgtgcccgtctcAGAACTGATTTTCAGGGGTCCCTCGGGTATGGTCGGGATGGAGCCagcagtataaataaataaacaaatgcataatTGGTGACGATGTCTTAGTTGCCTTGGACGGCCCTGTGCCCGGCCCCACATGGGCCTATTCTTGGACCCCACAGCCTCATGGTGAGGgggtcttgcatccctggggtcCCGATTGGGGCGAGGCCAGTCTCCAGGCCTCCAGCTCTGGCGGACTCCAGAAGGAGGAACCGTTTCCTGCTGGCTTCTGGATTGACGCCAGGGCCGAGGGAGGGGGGTCTCAGACCCACCCTGTCCGACTCTCAAACTCTCAGCCCTCAGGAGGCAGCAACCGGATCTGCTGGCTGGGGCGACCCCTGGTGGCCGGTAGCGGAACACAACGGCCAGATCTCCCCTTCCCGCAGCCTCATTTTCCCCGTGGGCAAGGCCTCCAGGTGAGCCCCATCTCAGGTGAAGGCCCTGATCAGGCACGTACAAGCCTTAGGTGCGTGGGAGGATCGTGAGCAGAGCTGACTAAACGGGGTGGTGTCAGAGTTCCAAGGGCTTCCATTCCCCTTTCTACACCAGCCtcttaggaatttttaaaatttatttttatttacttagtttttgagtcagggtctcattctgccacccaggctggagtgcagtggttgcaatctcggctcactgcaacctgcacctccaggattcaagcgattctcctgccgcagcctcccgagtagctgagactacagatacacaccaccatgcccagctaatttttatttttatttttgagatggaggctcgctctgtggcccaggctggagcgcagtggcacaatctcggctcactgcaacgtctgcctcttgggttcaagctattctcctgccttagcctcccaggtacgtgggattacagacgcccattACCtcgcacggctaatttttgtatttttagtagagactaggtttcaccatgttggccaggctggtctcaaactcctgacctcagatgattcacctgcctcagcctcccaaagtgctgggattacaggtgtgagccaccgtgcccaacctatttatgtagttttttgagacagggtctcactctgttgcccaggctggagtgcagtggcgcaatctcggctcactgcaacctccacctccaggttgggttcaagtgattctcctgcttccacctcccaagtagctgggactacaggtgtgcaccaccatgcctggctaatttttaaactttttgtatagACGGtggtctcactacattgctcaggctgatctcccactcctgggctcaaatgatcctcctgcctcagcctcccaaagtgctgggattacagacaggagccaccatactcagcctggacatttttacaaacaaattttagttttaaattttgaatgaGTAACACACGtgcatggttttaaaaaaaatgcaatcttTATAAAAGGTGCATAGAGAAATGTGAGAATATGTCCCCTACCAATTCCCAGACCCCTGGATCGCTCCCCAGAGGCGGAGGCTGTGATCAGTGTCTCCTTCAGAGATATTTGAATAAAAGTCCCCTCCCCAAgccctgcattaaaaaaaatacgcAAAATATCACTCTCCTGCTTTTCATATTAACGTATCTTAGAGAAGATCTGCTTTGGCCATTTAAATGGCGGTTTAATAGTGCTCCACTGTGTGGAGGGACAAacgcttttctttttctttctttctttcttctttttttttgagacagggtctcattttgttgcccaggctggagtgcagtggtgcaatctcagctcaccgcaacctccacctcccagattcaagtgtttctcctgtctcagcttccttagtagctgggacaacaggtgtgtgccaccacccccggctaattttttgtatttttagtagaaacggagtttcaccatgttagccaggatagtctccgtCTCCTggcttcatgatctgcctgcctcagcctcccaaagtgctgggattacaggtgtgagccaccgtgcccagctttttttctttctttcttttctttttttttgagacagggtctcactctgtcacctaggctggagtgcagtggcatgatcatggctcactacagcttccacctcctgggcttaagtgattctcctgtttcagccttttgagtagctgggaccacaggtacatgccaccaagcctggcctggctattttctcttctttgttttgtttggctttgcttgagactgggttttgctctgtcacccaggctggagtgcagtggtgtgatcttgtctcactgcagcctctgcctcccaggctcaagcggtcctcccacctaagcctcctgagtagcgggaccacaggtgcacactaccacgtctagctaattttttgtatttttggtagaaacagggtttcaccatgttgcccaggctggtctcaaacacctgagctcaagtgattcactgcctcagcctcccaaagaatttttttttttgagatagagtctcactctgtcaccaaggctggagtgcaatggcatgatcccggctcactgcaacctctgtctcccgggtttaagcaattctcctgcctcagactcctgagtaggtgggacctcaggcgcacgccaccatgcccagctaatttctgtatttttagtagagatggggtttcaccatgttggccaggctggtctagaactcctgcccttgtgatccgcccaccttggcctcccaaagtgctgggattacaggcgtgagctaccgcgcccagccccaaagaatttttaagaagttatttgtagagatagggtctccttatgttgcccagactggtcttgagcttcagggctcaagagattctcctgccttatcctcccaaagtattgagcttatgggcatgagccaccgtgactggcctcatgatttttaacattttttttttctggctcatgcctgtaattccagcactttgggaggccgaggcaggcagatcagaggtcaggagattgggaccatcctggccaacatgatgaaaccccgtctctcctaaaaatacaaaaaattagctgggcgtggtggcgcatgccaataatcccagctactcggaaggctgaggcaggagaattgcttgaacctgggagttggaggttgcagtgagctgagaatacaccactgcactctagcccgctgacagagtcagactccatagttttaattttcaagttTTGAGAATATGTCCCCTGACAATTCCCAGACCCCTGGATGGCTCAGAGGCGGAGGCTGTGATCAGTGTCTCTGTCTTGCTCTGCAACTGAgatgactggagtgcagtggtgtgatcacaattcactgcagACTTGtggtcctgggttcaagtgattccgctgcctcggcctcctgaacagctgggtctacagatgcatgtcaccatgctcagctaattcttgttattatttgtagagataggttttctctatgttgcccaggctgttctcgaactcctgggctcaagtgatcctcctaccttggcctcccaaaatgttgggattacaggtgtgggccaccacacctggccagcctTGAGTTTGGAGGAGTCAAAGTGACATGTGAACCTTAGCAttgttcaggagttggagatcagcctgggtgatatatagaaaccctatctcaaaaacccagaacagaacaaaaacaaagtgaACACTTCAGGAATCTGGGtgaaggatatccagaacttctTTGTACTAATACAccaatttttctgtaagtctgtAGTTACGCCAAACATAAAGTTTACATTTAGATAACaagctaaaaatgtttaaagacttgaaaaataagccaggcacggtgactcacacctgtaaccccagcactttgggaggccaaagcaggcagatcacgaggtcaggaaatcgagaccatcctggccaacatggtgaaaccccgtctctactaaaaacacaaaaattagccaggtatggtggtgggcgcctgtagtcccagctacgtgggtggctgaagcagaagaatcacttgaatccgggaggcagagattgtagtgagccgagaccgtgccactgcacttcagcctggagacagagcaagactctgtctcaaaaaataaaaagaaaaaagaaagaaaacccaacaaTACAGTCATGTGAAATTGAGCAATATAAAAGTGTCCATATTTCAATGATTTTTGACCCATAGGAACAGTACTTTCATGAGattctcttccttttcattgtaccttttatttttcttgtgtaaTTGCATTGGCTAGTATGCCCAGAAAAATAACTACTTGACAGTGGATGTCCTTACCATGGCACTgattttgatgtgttttttccccccacaatttataaattttctcatttgatctATTACTATAGTGATTAACAGACTTGGGAATATTGAATCACTGCTCCATCTCAGGCATGTCACCTTTGTTGCAGTTTAGGTTAAAaacatgggctgggcacagtggcttaagcctgtaatcccagcactttgggaggccgaggcgggtggatcatctaagttcgggagttcaagatcagcattgtgaaacctcgtctctactaaaaatacaaaaattagctgggcatggtggtgggggcctgtcatcccagatgcttgggaggctgaggcataattgcttgaatccgggaggtagaggtggcagtgagcccagatcgtgccattgcactccagcctgggcaacaagagtgaaactccatctcagaaccaAACAAAACCAGCCAAACAAACACGTTACttggttctttttgtttaaattccATCTGGGAGTTTTGTATCCTTCTCACAGGATTAGGGATTTGCGGTTTTCCTATTGTGCCACTTTCATCAGCTTTTGTTGTCAAATCAACTCCCTATCATGAGTTCAATCACCCATTCTACAGATAGGATAAACTGAGACGCAGAGAGGGAGAGTGACCGTTTCAGGTCACTCCTGAGCCAGGGCTAGTCCTAAAGTCCTCAAAAATTGAGGGCAACACTTTTGTTAGAGGAgacttcaaatcccagctccacacTAACTCACTGCATGAtcacctgggcctcagtttccctgtctgtagAATAAGTACTTTACACGGTTGGAGAGAGAGGGCTGAGGCTCCTTTCTGTGCAGTGTCCATTCAGGGCGGCTCCAGGGTCTAAAGCCGAGCGTCGCATCCAGCGTGAGGGCGCCTCTATACACGTCCCGCAGAGTCCCCCCCACCAATGTCTGTCCTCCTGGCCGAAGCCCCCTTCCGGCTGGGGCCGACTCACCCTCGTGCGCGCCGCGCCGGCCGCCGGCAGCCCCCGGAGGGTCCGGAGCGAGATCGCGAGCGAGGGCTGGGCCGGGGTCGGGACCCCGAGCGGGGCCGCGGCCGGGGCACTCTGCGCTGGTGGCTCATCTCGGTTTCCAGGGCGTTACTGccgggaagggggaagggggctGTAAGCCTCTGGACCCCTGTCCCCAGACATCGACAGCCCTCATCCGCCCGAGCGCCCCTTCGCTGGGAACTCCATCCCCAGAGATCTGCAACTACCAGGGTCTCCCGGTCCCCAGGATCCGTCATCAGTTCTCTACCCGCAGCCATTCCCGGGACCACTCCCTAGAGACTCCCAGCTCCATCCCCAGAAGCTCTGTCCCCAGACCACCAGCCTCTCCCTCCATACTCCCTTTTTCTTGCACCCTTCTCTTCTGTTCCCCGTCCTTCTCGGGCCCCCCACCGACGCTGGATCCTGGGAACCCAAGTTTCTAGAATGCCCGCCCCAGCCTGGAACCCCAAGAGAGTCCATTCCCTTCTCCATCCTCAGGTTCCAACTCTAGAATCCTCCCAGCATATCCAACAATGCCCCGCCCACAATTCCACACCCAAAGTAATGATTGGCCGAAATAATGTACCTTGCGCAGCCATTGGTCGCACCCTCCCTGTCCCATCCCGCCCTCGGGCCCGCCCCTCACTCACTAGCGTTCGCGCAGCGCCGCCTCTCGGGCTGCGCAGGCTTCGCTCTCAGCCTCCGCTACACCGGCGCGCCGCTGAGCCTCGTCCAGCCGCCGCGCAGACTCCATGGCCACCGCCTCCCAGCGCGCCAGGGCTTCTGCGGGCGCAGGGGGCGGGATCAGGCTGGAGACTCCGCCCTCACTCGCCCCAGGCACGCCGGAATCCGAGTTGATATTCTGCATGCCATTTGCATGCTTTGCTTTATTTGAATTAAATTTGTGTGTGCCATTGCCTGGCTCCACATGCTATTTGCATAGCTTTTCATAGGTTTGCATTGCTTTTGTGAGTCGTTTAAAAGGCGTTGGCATGTTTTGTGGCATTTGCGTTCATGACCTCTGCATGTTGTTTGCATTCGCTTCATAAGTTTTTGCGTTTATTTCCATGTTATTTGCATTACGTTTGCGTGCCTTTTTGTATAACTAGTATTCATCTAGGCTCCTCCCACCTTTAATCCCTGCCCACTCCCTTGCACCGCAACGCACCTGTCAGCTCCCCGTTCTCGACCCCCATCTGGGTCCCCTGTGCCTTGGCTTCGTCCATCTCAATCTTCAGTGTCGTTAGTTGGGTCTGAAGCCGGCTCTGAGGAGTGGAGGGGAAGTGGGAGGGGGTGTaggcagaggaggggaggagtgaaTAGGCCTGGCCTTTTTGGGGACAGTGAGAAGGCACCGAGGACCCTGTGTCCTGAACTTTGTGTGGAATGTCCTTTCGGGCCTTGTAATTGTAGAATACAGAAGTGACTTCTGAAGCCTGGGGCACCGAGTGGTGACAGCTGCCTGCCTGGAGGAAGATCTCTGCCCAGGTTTAACACCAGCAACCCTAAGCCACCGGAAAGTGGAGACTGCTTAGCTCTGCAGTCAGATTGAAGTTCCACTTTCAGCTCCATCTGGGACTCGCTGATGGGGTTACAAACCAACACAGGGGGCCGGgtgcactgtggctcatgcctgtaatctcagcactctgggaggctgaggtgggtgagatcgtttgaggccaggagtttgagaccagcctggccaacatggtgaaaccccgtctctactaaaataatacaaaaattagccgggtgtggtggtgggcgcctggaatcccagctccttgggaggctgaggcaggagaatcacttgaacctgggaggcggaggttgcagtgagctgagatcccaccactgcactcgagcctgggcaacagagcaagactctgtctcaaaacaaaacacaccaaaACCCAGCAGCAACAGAAACCAACACAGGGCAATTTGATGCTTGACAGTGATTGAATTTCTAGGGTACGTGTCTGTTGTCTCTGTAGGACACTCTGCAAAAGGGCTGGTCCAGCCTCCTCAGGACATCTTACAGCACCTTGACTGCTCTAGTCCCTTCCCTTCTTGGTGGGGGCAGAAAAGGGGtaagggtttatttttatttcttttgttttttgagacagggtctcactcaggcgggagtgcagtggtggcatctagctcaatgcaacctccgcttgggattacaggtgcctgccaccacacacagctgattttcatatttttagtagagacagggttttaccacattggccaggctggtcttgaactcatgacctaaa encodes:
- the CCDC194 gene encoding coiled-coil domain-containing protein 194 — encoded protein: MAEPGPEPGRAWRVLALCGVAVFLAAAAAGGALVAWNLAASAARGPRCPEPGVNATVPPGDPPPGVDELRRRLAEAAEREEALARQLNRAEGIRRELEKALKACEGHQSRLQTQLTTLKIEMDEAKAQGTQMGVENGELTEALARWEAVAMESARRLDEAQRRAGVAEAESEACAAREAALRERYNALETEMSHQRRVPRPRPRSGSRPRPSPRSRSRSGPSGGCRRPARRARG